The DNA region ATAGAACACCTATTTGTTTGTATGCAAAACTTGAGATAGCATATTTAGGACCTTTTTCAATTAAGTCTATGGCTCTCAGATAATTTTGAATGCTTAATGAAATTTCAGAAGTCATGCCGTATGCGGTGCCAATATATGCATAGGCAGAAATTGCCAAAGAATCACATCGCAATCTATCAGCAATTTTAAGCATCTTTTGTGCAAAATATTGAACACTGTCTGTCTGGTTGGTGTAAACAAATGTATTAGCAATTTCTTCTAATGAACTAAAATATTGATCAATACTTAATTTTGAGGAATCCAAATGTGTGAGACTGTCTCTTAAAATTAAATTATAATTCTGAGCTTGCAGATTTCGAACCTGCAGCAAAATGTAGAGTATAATTATTAAATATTTTTGCATTCTGAATTTCAGGATGGAGTTATTTCTTCCAGAGTGTTTTTTGCTTTTTGGTAATGGATGTCTTGGTTTTTTTGACTTAATTTATTAATCAACCATTTTTCAAGCCGATGATGAATAGGAATAATTAGCAGTGCAACTAATACCATAATAATTAACATAACCAGTGGATATTGATGGGATAAATTTGTTAATTTGTAATGTAAGGTTAGATTGATAAATTCGAAAAATAGTACTATTATAAAAAATCCTGAAACTTTAATAAACCCTGGGGTAACGATAATCGTATTGGAGAGTGCTAAAAATAAAATAAATAAACTGAAAAGTCCAATGAAAATAAAAATATATTCTAAATTGAGTAAGTTCTGATTTTTGATTTTATTGTTTTCAATTTCCTTTTCAAGTAAATCTAAATGTTTACTATAAGCCAGATTTTGAGTTGTAAAATTTTCATTTGCTTGTTGCAGGGTATCAGATAAATGGCTAAATAATTTCGCATAATAATAAGCACTGTCCCTGTCTCCAATAGTTCGGTAAATGTCTTTTAATAAATTGGAAGCGTCCATTCGGTCTTCCAGGTTTTCTGTTATGTAGGAAAAATTGAAATGATTTTTGGTGAATTTCTTAGCTTGAATAATATCGCCTTGTTTTAGTAAAAGTTTCGCATAAAGTAAATTCGCATTTACGTTGGATGAATGAATATTATTTTGAGAAGCAAAAGCAATACAGGTCTTATAATAAGATTCTGCGACTTTCAATTCGCCCATTGCTTCATGTACTTTACCAAAAATATTCAGAACACGAGCATATCCATAAAAATCTTTTTCTTTATAAGTGTTTACATTGGCTAATTGGACATAAAATAATGATGAATCCAATTTATTTAATCCCAGGTAAGCTTCTGATAAGTGGGAATAGATTCTATTTCGCATGGTATTATTTTGAGAAACAGGAACGACTTCTAAGGCTCTATATAGATAAGATATGGCCAGGTTATAATTTTTTAATTCTTTATAGGTATCTCCGATTTCTTTTAAATTATTGCAAGTGCCGTATTGGCTGGGATGGCTTGAAAGAATGTCCAAGGCTTTTATTAAATATTCTAAATTGTGTTTATAATCCTTTTGCTGTTTAAAATTTAGTGATAAGTTGATATAGGCTCTTCCTACTAAGGTATCTTGTTTAGAGAAAATGCCGAGCTCCAACATTTTTGTAGCATAAACCCTGTGGCTATCTAATCCTCCAGAAAATAAAAAATGATCTGCTATACTTGAATAGGTTTCATATCGATCTGCAACAAGTTGCTCTTTGTTTAAGAGTTGCTTTAGACTGTCTACCGTTGATGCTGAAATATTTTGAATAAAAAGGTAACTAATACTTGAAATAAGCATGACACAAAAGAGATACTTATTTAAGTGGGTCATCCGATGTATAGATTCAAATCCAAATGTACAAATTCTTATTCAATTAAGTCATATACAATAAGAATTATTTCTAAAAACGAACGAATACTTAGATTAGTTAACTTTAATAAATTTATTGTGTATCATAATATTTTTCTGGATTAGTTGGACATAGTAAATTCCAACAGGAAGTTTTGAAGTATTCAATAAAAAATAATAATTGCCCGGTTGTAATTCTTTATTTATTAATATTTCCAGTAATTGTCCGGTTGAATTTAATAACACGAGAACAGGTTTTTCTTTTGATTGTAATTTCCAACGTATTTCAATTTCATCTCTACAAGGATTTGGATAAGATTGCAGCGATTCAATTTTCGTTTCTTCTAGGAAACTGTAATTATCTAAATCAGTGATTCCGGATTTCAAAAACCAAGGGATGCAGGTGCTGTCTGTAGAAAAAAATTGCAGCAAAAGATTGGCCACTTTTAACCGACCTGAATTGGATGGATGAGTACCATCTGCTGCAAAATCTGCAGGCAACCAAAGCAATCCGTCAGTTCTTGCTGTATTTCCTTTAGCCCATAAATAAGGCCCCCAGGACAACCAGGGAGATTTTATATTAGCACCTTGATAAGATAAACTGCTGTCCCCATTTATCTGTTCTTCCACCAGCCATTTTATTGAAAATCCTGATTCATAGGCATAGGGTTCTGGATTTAATGCCGTATTTGCATAACCCCCATAGATTCGGCTGGATAAATACAGCAGTTTGAGATTCGGATATTTTTGTTTCAGAATTTGTACAATGAGTTTAATATCATTTTTTAAATCGTCTGCATGTTTTGGAAAAGCAGCTGTTGGATTTGCATTGGCTTCTTTTAACCAAACAGCCTGAACTTGTTTGCCACTTACTTTTTGTTGAAACAATCGCTGATTAACAACAGTCCAAAAATTGGCATTGGGATTTTTAATTACGGATGCGGTTTGTCCGCCTTGGGCGCCATCAACAATTAAAAGTTTAGGATTTTTATTCCGAAACGTATCAGCCAAAAGTTTAAATGCTGAAAATTCTTGCGTTGCATTGGACATTCCTATTGATAATAAAACAATTTTTCCATTACTCGGATCTTCAATTCCAAAACTATCCAAAGGAATCAAGGTTTTTGAAATTGCCTGTCCGTCTTGCTCATGCTTTTGAGGCCTGGTATTTAATCCATTAGGGTACAATCCGCCGGGTGCTGTTTTCCATAAATTGCTGCCTAATTCATTCAATGGAATGGTATCAGGTAAATAAACAGGGTTTGCTTCTAATTTGAATTTTTGAACTTCAAAAAGGGTAGCGGAGGAAAAAAAGCAAGCAAATGCAATCAATAAAGCCGACACAATTAATTTATTCATATCCATGTATTTTGAGGCAATGAACCAATTCGAGAGTAATTTACATCAATATAAAGAGTATACGATCAAATTTAGGAGATGGGAGGGGAACTATTAACAATTAATAATTAAAAATTACGAATTACGAATTACTGATTATTGGAGTGGAGTGGAAATCCCGCGTACCTGCGAGAGGAATAGCAATTAAAAATTAAGAGTTAAAAATTAGGAATTAAAATTATACGCGATTTGAATAATAAGTTTCGGATTAATTTAAATGAACGACCCTGTCTGTATTTTAGAAGGGCAAATGCTAGTCGAACGATTGATTGGCTGAAGAAGCCAAATTGACCATTTCCTGATATTCCTTAGGGCTCAGGTCATCCATACAAAAATGGATTGGATTGATTGGTTTGCCATTTTTTCTAACTTCATAATGGCAATGCGGGGCTGTTGATGTCCCGGTACTTCCTATATAACCAATGAGTTGTCCTTTTTTAACTTTTGCTCCGGCCTTGATTTTAATCTCTTTCATGTGAGCATAAAGAGTTTGATAGCCGTTGCCGTGATCAATCATTACATAACGTCCGTAGCCGGAAGATTTGGATTCAGCCTTTACGACCCTCCCGTTTCCAGTGGCTTGGATGGCAGTTCCGGCAGGAGCTGCAAAATCAATCCCTTCATGCATCTTATTGATTTTATGAATGGGGTGAAGCCTAATGCCAAATCCAGACAATTGAGCCATGTCTCGGTTGAGTTTATCTATACGAACCGGTTTTATAGATGGAATGCTTTGTAATAGTTCTTCTTTGGCTTTGGTTGCCTGCTCCAGCGTATCCAGTGATTTGGATTGAAGATAGATTTGACGTTCTAATTTATCAATATAAGATTTGGTTTCCCGGATGGTTGTCCCAGCATATTTTAAGCCTTGCAATCCTGCATTGGGATCATGACCACCGACGCCGCCTTCCCAGAGATCACGGTCAATGGGATCCATTCCAAACAAAACCCGGTGAACCTTAGCGTCCCGATCCTGAATATTGTCCAGTACTTTATCCATAATCTGAACCTGATCTTTCATCATAAGCATTTGATACTCAATCTGACTCAGTTCTTTTTTAAGCGCTTTTTCACGTGGAGACGGGAAAAATTCAGAGGTCATAAAATAGAAAAAAAAGGTCGTTAACACAACAGCTGAAATGAAGCCAACAATCCTAAATACATAGGACTTATGGGTCAACTTAAGTTTCTCAAACTGAAGGGTTTGAGGGTTGTAAACGTATTTTTCAGATCTCTTCAAATACTAAGAGTTAAAAAATATTAAATTTGCGATCCGATGTACGCTCGCTTTGTTTGAATATTACAAAAGTAAGGAAATTTCTTTAAAACCCGTTTTTTCAATTGAATAAAAATAATATATAGGAGATATTATTTTGTATTTAGTTATATTACAAATATATAAACATTAATTTTTATTATAATTTATAATGAATTCAAAGACCATCCGACAGACTTTTCTCAGCTTTTTTGAAAAACAACAACATAAAATTGTTCCATCTGCCCCCATTGTTGTAAAGAATGATCCGACCCTGATGTTTACAAATGCCGGGATGAATCCTTTTAAAGACTATTTTCTTGGAAATCAGGTCGCTACCATCCCGCGAATTGCTGATACGCAAAAATGCCTTCGGGTAAGTGGCAAACACAATGACCTGGAAGAAGTGGGTACAGATGGGTATCACCATACGATGTTTGAAATGCTGGGAAACTGGTCATTTGGGGATTATTTTAAAAAGGAGGCTATTGAATTTGCCTGGAAATTATTAACCGAAGAATTTAAAATCCCGAAAGAGAATTTATATGTTTCTGTTTTTGGCGGTGATGAAAAAGAAGGTTTGGAAAAAGACCTGGAAGCAGTTTCTTACTGGAAACAGTGGATTGCAGAAGATAGGATTTTGTTTTTTGGGAAAAAAGATAATTTTTGGGAAATGGGTGATACCGGTCCTTGCGGCCCATGCTCTGAAATTCATGTGGATCTGCGCTCTGAAGCACAGAAAAAGAATCAGAATGGTGCAGTATTAGTGAATGCGGGTTCTCCGGAACTCATGGAAATTTGGAACCTGGTTTTTATACAATACAACCGTAAAGCAGACGGATCTCTGGAAGAGCTCCCTGCAAAACACATCGATACGGGAATGGGATTTGAACGGATCAGCATGGTCCTTCAAAATAAAAAATCCAGTTATGATACGGATATCTTTAAACCATTAATTGATTTCATTTCTCAGCATACAAAAATTGCATACGGTGCTTCATATGATCCAAATGCAAAATCAGATTTAGCTATGCGG from Saprospiraceae bacterium includes:
- a CDS encoding tetratricopeptide repeat protein gives rise to the protein MTHLNKYLFCVMLISSISYLFIQNISASTVDSLKQLLNKEQLVADRYETYSSIADHFLFSGGLDSHRVYATKMLELGIFSKQDTLVGRAYINLSLNFKQQKDYKHNLEYLIKALDILSSHPSQYGTCNNLKEIGDTYKELKNYNLAISYLYRALEVVPVSQNNTMRNRIYSHLSEAYLGLNKLDSSLFYVQLANVNTYKEKDFYGYARVLNIFGKVHEAMGELKVAESYYKTCIAFASQNNIHSSNVNANLLYAKLLLKQGDIIQAKKFTKNHFNFSYITENLEDRMDASNLLKDIYRTIGDRDSAYYYAKLFSHLSDTLQQANENFTTQNLAYSKHLDLLEKEIENNKIKNQNLLNLEYIFIFIGLFSLFILFLALSNTIIVTPGFIKVSGFFIIVLFFEFINLTLHYKLTNLSHQYPLVMLIIMVLVALLIIPIHHRLEKWLINKLSQKNQDIHYQKAKNTLEEITPS
- a CDS encoding T9SS type A sorting domain-containing protein; amino-acid sequence: MNKLIVSALLIAFACFFSSATLFEVQKFKLEANPVYLPDTIPLNELGSNLWKTAPGGLYPNGLNTRPQKHEQDGQAISKTLIPLDSFGIEDPSNGKIVLLSIGMSNATQEFSAFKLLADTFRNKNPKLLIVDGAQGGQTASVIKNPNANFWTVVNQRLFQQKVSGKQVQAVWLKEANANPTAAFPKHADDLKNDIKLIVQILKQKYPNLKLLYLSSRIYGGYANTALNPEPYAYESGFSIKWLVEEQINGDSSLSYQGANIKSPWLSWGPYLWAKGNTARTDGLLWLPADFAADGTHPSNSGRLKVANLLLQFFSTDSTCIPWFLKSGITDLDNYSFLEETKIESLQSYPNPCRDEIEIRWKLQSKEKPVLVLLNSTGQLLEILINKELQPGNYYFLLNTSKLPVGIYYVQLIQKNIMIHNKFIKVN
- a CDS encoding peptidoglycan DD-metalloendopeptidase family protein, with product MKRSEKYVYNPQTLQFEKLKLTHKSYVFRIVGFISAVVLTTFFFYFMTSEFFPSPREKALKKELSQIEYQMLMMKDQVQIMDKVLDNIQDRDAKVHRVLFGMDPIDRDLWEGGVGGHDPNAGLQGLKYAGTTIRETKSYIDKLERQIYLQSKSLDTLEQATKAKEELLQSIPSIKPVRIDKLNRDMAQLSGFGIRLHPIHKINKMHEGIDFAAPAGTAIQATGNGRVVKAESKSSGYGRYVMIDHGNGYQTLYAHMKEIKIKAGAKVKKGQLIGYIGSTGTSTAPHCHYEVRKNGKPINPIHFCMDDLSPKEYQEMVNLASSANQSFD